One window of Bos indicus isolate NIAB-ARS_2022 breed Sahiwal x Tharparkar chromosome 18, NIAB-ARS_B.indTharparkar_mat_pri_1.0, whole genome shotgun sequence genomic DNA carries:
- the LOC109572498 gene encoding F-box/LRR-repeat protein 20-like, with the protein MAESLPLEMVTYILSFLPLSDQKEASLVSRAWYCAAQIALREASVQYNIPVSSASLPAIKSLGLRGITCISLTNLDGSPASLQVLRSVTHHLGPHLQSLCLGGGSPTEASFVALILGCPALRILDLSGCNSLFTSGMLLAQPEMAQQVQQALSGLRELSLASLRDLADLSFNRLSSCAPCLERLSMAYCHLTFQLGPAWGTIGPQDSSPSQLSFRNLLRFLKERAGRLHALDLSGTGLPPEALRALGQVAGLQLQELSLHSCRDLSTEAVAALCHQQPGLTSLDLSGCSELADGAVLAVSRGLRHLRRLSLRKLQRLTDAGCSALGGLCELQSLDLAECCLVRGRELAQSLGSVCAAPPPLASLSLAYCSSLKDASVLSLIPGLGPRLRVLDLSSCVALTNQTLQAICTYLTRLSVLRLAWCKELGDWGLLGLGEPIQAPSQEPQPHEELEYRASSPKDPSPQPQGPSLLMLQALQELDLTACSKLTDASLTKVLQFPQLRQLSLSLLPALTDKALVAVAKGCPSLERLALSHCSLLSDQGWAQAASSWPRLQHLNLSSCSQLTEQTLDSVGQACRQLRMVDVAMCPGISIASVRRFQAQLPEVICIQSRFVGGADLTLTL; encoded by the exons ATGGCGGAGTCGCTGCCGCTGGAG ATGGTCACATATATTCTGAGCTTCCTGCCTCTGTCAGATCAGAAAGAGGCCTCCCTCGTGAGCCGGGCTTGGTACTGTGCAGCCCAGATTGCCCTTCGGGAG GCCAGCGTGCAGTACAACATCCCCGTGTCGTCTGCCTCCCTTCCGGCCATCAAGAGCCTGGGTCTCAGGGGCATCACCTGCATCAGCCTGACCAACCTGGATGGCTCGCCGGCTTCACTCCAGGTGCTGCGGTCTGTTACCCACCACCTGGGCCCGCACCTGCAGAGCTTGTGCCTTGGTGGGGGCAGCCCCACAGAGGCCTCCTTCGTGGCCCTAATCCTGGGCTGCCCGGCTCTGCGTATCCTAGACCTCAGTGGCTGCAACAGCCTCTTCACGTCAGGCATGCTGCTGGCTCAGCCTGAGATGGCGCAGCAGGTCCAGCAGGCGCTGAGCGGCCTCCGTGAGCTCAGCCTGGCTAGCCTTCGGGACCTGGCCGACCTCAGCTTCAACCGGCTCAGCAGTTGTGCCCCCTGCCTGGAGCGCCTCTCCATGGCCTACTGCCACCTCACCTTCCAGCTAGGCCCAGCCTGGGGCACCATCGGCCCCCAGGACTCCTCCCCCTCCCAACTCTCCTTCCGCAACCTGCTGCGATTCCTGAAGGAGCGGGCTGGTAGGCTGCACGCCCTGGACCTGAGCGGCACTGGTTTGCCGCCCGAGGCCCTGCGGGCACTGGGCCAGGTGGCCGGGCTGCAGCTGCAGGAACTGAGCCTGCATAGCTGCCGGGACCTCTCCACAGAGGCCGTGGCCGCCCTTTGCCACCAGCAACCAGGCCTTACCTCCCTGGACCTCAGCGGCTGCTCAGAACTGGCTGATGGAGCAGTCCTGGCCGTGAGCCGGGGCCTGCGGCACCTGCGGCGCCTGAGCCTGAGGAAGCTGCAGCGGCTGACAGATGCGGGATGCTCAGCCCTAGGGGGCCTGTGTGAGCTGCAGAGCCTGGACTTGGCCGAATGCTGCCTGGTGAGAGGGCGGGAACTGGCCCAGTCCCTGGGCTCGGTGTGCGCAGCTCCACCCCCACTGGCCTCCCTCAGCCTGGCCTACTGCTCCTCACTCAAG GACGCCTCGGTGCTCTCCCTGATCCCAGGGCTGGGCCCACGCCTCAGGGTGCTAGACTTGTCCTCCTGTGTGGCCCTCACCAACCAGACCCTGCAGGCCATCTGTACCTACCTCACCCGCCTCTCAGTCCTGCGCCTGGCCTGGTGCAAGGAGCTGGGTGACTGGGGgctcctggggctgggggagcccATCCAGGCGCCTTCGCAGGAGCCTCAG CCCCACGAAGAGCTGGAGTACCGGGCCTCCAGCCCCAAGGACCCCTCTCCCCAGCCACAGGGCCCCTCCCTGCTCATGCTGCAGGCCCTGCAGGAGCTGGACCTCACAGCCTGCAGCAAGCTGACTGATGCCAGTTTAACCAAG GTGCTCCAGTTCCCCCAGCTGAGGCAGCTATCACTGAGCCTGCTGCCAGCACTCACAGACAAGGCCTTGGTGGCTGTGGCCAAGGGCTGCCCCAGCCTGGAGCGCTTGGCGCTAAGTCACTGCAGCCTCCTCAGCGACCAGGGCTGGGCGCAGGCGGCCAGCTCCTGGCCGAGGCTGCAGCACCTCAACCTGTCCAGTTGCAGTCAGCTCACGGAGCA AACTCTGGATTCCGTCGGGCAGGCGTGCAGGCAGCTGCGGATGGTAGATGTGGCCATGTGTCCCGGCATCAGCATAGCCTCCGTCAGGCGCTTCCAAGCCCAACTGCCTGAGGTGATCTGCATCCAGTCCCGCTTCGTGGGAGGGGCGGACCTGACCCTAACGCTCTGA
- the TMEM208 gene encoding transmembrane protein 208 yields the protein MAPKGKVGTRGKKQIFEENKETLKFYLRIILGANAIYCLVTLVVFYSSASFWAWMALLFSLAVYGASYHSMSSMARAAFSEDGALVDGGMDLNMEQGMAEHLKDVILLTAIVQVLSCFSLYIWSFWLLAPGRALYLLWVNVLGPWFTADSGAPAPEHNEKRQRRQERRQMKRL from the exons ATGGCG CCCAAAGGAAAAGTGGGCACGAGAGGGAAGAAGCAGATATTTGAGGAGAACAAAGAGACCCTGAAGTTCTACCTGCGAATCATACTGGGGGCTAAT GCCATTTACTGTCTTGTGACCTTGGTCGTCTTCTACTCATCTGCCTCATTTTGGGCCTGG ATGGCCCTGCTCTTTAGTCTGGCAGTATACGGGGCCAGCTACCACTCTATGAGCTCGATGGCAAGGGCAGCCTTCTCTGAGGATGGGGCCCTGGTGGATGGTGGAATGGATCTCAAcatggagcagggcatggcaga gcACCTTAAAGATGTGATCCTACTGACAGCTATTGTGCAGGTGCTCAGCTGTTTCTCCCTCTACATCTGGTCCTTCTGGCTCCTG GCTCCAGGCAGAGCTCTTTACCTCCTGTGGGTCAATGTCCTGGGCCCCTGGTTCACAGCGGACAGTGGCGCCCCAGCGCCAGAGCACAATGAGAAACGGCAGCGCCGACAGGAGCGGCGGCAGATGAAGCGGTTATAG